From the genome of bacterium, one region includes:
- a CDS encoding Stp1/IreP family PP2C-type Ser/Thr phosphatase: protein MARDKKGYPRRIGGKTDVGATREENQDSIDYIQTPDGEWTLLVVCDGMGGHADGKLASSMAVDLIGRRFTELSAAGDAREALRGAIVDANAAVYSASRESGQARGMGTTCAALAVRGDEAWIAHVGDSRVYRIRPGVVERMTRDHSAVQRMVDAGMITEDEARRHPESNVLIRSVGVRETVEPDVRGPEKILPGDRFLLCSDGLWNVVEDEVVAAMASMYEPQEAVEKLIALANDRGGPDNISVQIFERADGKGLAKDFEPKKFRRAPKAAKGPRVTQPVAAAVSVSGGAAAPRGGWRRVLRSRGAIYFAAGLLAGIVVALVVFGFVVSNSGKSAPQTQPAPATPQAQPAQATTGDGSGGGGATAPVPATSGEGSAAANPAGTTPPSSKMTEPNNAKRQNDGAKSQGAGAAAKPSAAPKDAAPKGGTTPKREGSHS from the coding sequence GTGGCGCGCGACAAGAAAGGCTACCCTCGGCGCATCGGCGGCAAGACGGACGTCGGCGCGACGCGCGAGGAGAACCAGGACAGCATCGACTACATCCAGACTCCCGACGGCGAGTGGACGCTGCTCGTCGTCTGCGACGGGATGGGCGGGCACGCGGACGGCAAGCTGGCGAGCTCGATGGCGGTGGACCTGATCGGTCGCCGCTTCACCGAGCTCTCCGCGGCCGGCGACGCGCGCGAGGCGCTGCGCGGCGCGATCGTGGACGCCAACGCCGCCGTCTACTCCGCTTCGCGCGAATCGGGGCAGGCGCGGGGGATGGGCACGACCTGCGCCGCCCTCGCCGTGCGCGGCGACGAGGCGTGGATCGCCCACGTCGGCGACAGCCGCGTCTACCGCATCCGACCCGGCGTGGTGGAGCGGATGACGCGCGACCATTCGGCCGTGCAGCGGATGGTGGACGCCGGGATGATCACCGAGGACGAGGCGCGCCGGCACCCGGAGAGCAACGTCCTGATCCGCTCCGTCGGCGTGCGCGAGACGGTGGAGCCGGACGTGCGCGGCCCGGAGAAGATCCTGCCGGGCGACCGCTTCCTGCTCTGCTCGGACGGCCTCTGGAACGTCGTCGAGGACGAGGTCGTCGCGGCGATGGCGTCGATGTACGAGCCGCAGGAGGCGGTGGAGAAGTTGATCGCGCTCGCCAACGACAGAGGCGGGCCGGACAACATCTCCGTGCAGATCTTCGAACGCGCGGACGGCAAGGGACTCGCGAAGGATTTCGAGCCGAAGAAGTTCCGCCGCGCGCCGAAGGCGGCGAAGGGACCGCGCGTGACGCAGCCGGTCGCCGCGGCCGTTTCCGTCTCGGGCGGCGCGGCCGCGCCGCGCGGCGGCTGGCGCCGCGTCCTCCGCTCGCGGGGGGCGATCTACTTCGCGGCGGGGCTGCTCGCGGGGATCGTCGTCGCCTTGGTCGTGTTCGGGTTCGTCGTCTCGAACTCCGGAAAGTCGGCGCCGCAGACGCAGCCCGCGCCGGCGACGCCGCAGGCGCAGCCCGCGCAGGCGACGACCGGCGACGGCTCGGGCGGGGGCGGCGCGACCGCCCCGGTGCCCGCTACGTCGGGCGAAGGCAGCGCTGCGGCGAATCCGGCCGGCACGACTCCGCCGTCCAGCAAGATGACGGAGCCAAACAACGCCAAACGGCAGAACGACGGCGCGAAGTCGCAGGGGGCGGGCGCGGCGGCAAAACCGAGCGCCGCGCCGAAGGACGCCGCGCCGAAGGGCGGCACGACGCCGAAGCGCGAAGGCAGTCATTCAA
- a CDS encoding FHA domain-containing protein: MRRFLACAFLAAAALAAAVPASASEARRAIIRAVEPRPDGSVRLVVAFFAGDGSPATQIHASDIRFEVDDKPVAAQAEIAPFGGSDEGSATLLAVDASGSIGAPWDAVKKSLAARIRTAFRPKKDVAAMGAIRDDWQPQVDFTDDAERVARAVEGLDSQSTTTALFQAVSQGIDQISGHGDEVPARRTLVVVSDGLNKKKGRTADECIAAARRSRVQVNALIFVPKRTPEILSAIGELEKIATDTGGRAKVTSSAAEIGLAFGELRQMVLAESVLTIPAGALPTDGREHALRVACGQAADASRYAAPLIAVAAPGAAGAAEETKGASRTSWLFPIVGLVAVVAVVFVVGGIVMSRSRRRAAAEAEAREEEHRLEAEAREREAERLRAENERLVRAATPQPAPAAPAGPRRTEYRAPTAAEERAAGLRVLSGAPAVYLAIPPGGGRIGARGGVEILLDADSVSGQHAEIVPIGAEYGIRDLGSTNGTFVDGARIGAQAVPLRPGSQVRLGLVVLRCE, encoded by the coding sequence ATGCGCCGCTTCCTCGCTTGCGCTTTCCTCGCCGCGGCCGCGCTGGCCGCCGCGGTCCCCGCGTCGGCCTCCGAGGCCCGCCGCGCGATCATCCGCGCGGTCGAGCCCCGTCCCGACGGTTCGGTGCGGCTCGTCGTCGCCTTCTTCGCCGGCGACGGCAGCCCCGCCACGCAGATCCACGCCTCGGACATTCGGTTCGAGGTGGACGACAAGCCGGTCGCCGCGCAGGCGGAGATCGCGCCGTTCGGCGGCAGCGACGAAGGTTCGGCCACGCTCCTCGCGGTGGACGCCAGCGGATCGATCGGCGCGCCGTGGGACGCCGTGAAGAAGTCGCTCGCCGCGCGCATCCGCACCGCCTTCCGCCCGAAGAAGGACGTCGCGGCGATGGGCGCGATCCGCGACGACTGGCAGCCGCAGGTGGACTTCACCGACGACGCCGAGCGGGTGGCGCGCGCCGTCGAGGGGCTCGACTCGCAGTCCACGACGACGGCCCTCTTCCAGGCCGTCTCGCAAGGGATCGACCAGATCTCCGGCCACGGCGACGAAGTCCCCGCGCGGCGGACGCTCGTCGTCGTCTCGGACGGGCTCAACAAAAAGAAGGGGCGCACCGCCGACGAGTGCATCGCCGCCGCGCGCCGCTCCCGCGTCCAGGTCAACGCGCTGATCTTCGTCCCGAAGCGGACGCCGGAAATCCTCTCGGCGATCGGCGAGCTGGAGAAGATCGCCACCGACACCGGCGGCCGCGCCAAGGTCACCTCGTCGGCGGCCGAGATCGGCCTCGCCTTCGGCGAACTGCGGCAGATGGTCCTCGCCGAGTCGGTGCTGACGATCCCCGCCGGCGCGCTGCCGACCGATGGGCGCGAACACGCGCTGCGCGTCGCCTGCGGCCAGGCCGCCGACGCCTCGCGCTACGCCGCGCCGCTGATCGCGGTCGCCGCGCCGGGCGCCGCCGGCGCGGCGGAAGAGACGAAGGGCGCGTCGCGGACGTCGTGGCTCTTCCCGATCGTCGGCCTCGTCGCGGTCGTCGCCGTCGTCTTCGTCGTCGGCGGCATCGTCATGTCCCGTTCGCGCCGCCGCGCGGCGGCCGAGGCCGAGGCCCGCGAAGAGGAACATCGCCTCGAGGCCGAGGCGCGCGAGCGCGAAGCCGAGCGGCTGCGCGCGGAGAACGAGCGTCTCGTCCGCGCCGCGACGCCGCAGCCGGCGCCCGCGGCGCCGGCCGGCCCGCGCCGCACCGAATACCGCGCGCCGACGGCCGCCGAGGAACGGGCCGCGGGGCTGCGCGTCCTCTCCGGCGCCCCCGCCGTTTACCTCGCCATCCCGCCGGGCGGCGGGCGGATCGGCGCCCGCGGCGGCGTCGAGATCCTGCTCGACGCCGACTCGGTCTCCGGGCAGCACGCGGAGATCGTGCCGATCGGCGCCGAGTACGGCATCCGCGACCTCGGCTCGACCAACGGCACGTTCGTGGACGGCGCGCGGATCGGCGCGCAGGCGGTTCCTCTCCGGCCGGGCAGCCAAGTCCGGCTCGGCCTCGTCGTGCTGCGTTGCGAATGA